In a single window of the Cucumis melo cultivar AY chromosome 11, USDA_Cmelo_AY_1.0, whole genome shotgun sequence genome:
- the LOC103490544 gene encoding protein ALTERED PHOSPHATE STARVATION RESPONSE 1 isoform X1: protein MGCATSKLDHLPAVSLCRERCAFLNEAIQHRHTFAQAHTAYILSLQGVGKSLHNFIEPGYVYSDPSSSPKLKVPPQRKSDLDLDPSNSPLHRLSHSNSGSHLHLHSDSDDDSSSLHHSDHSSPLHPTHDDFFDYPDGNRGGGGYVQMNYMKNNSVPSVVHQQMPITSERVYHMGESSSSGYYPSYPYSNNGYSNYGGGYGGGYYGSSPPSAYGGISNMLPSPSSSKPPPPPPSPPRVSTWDFLNFFETPAVVNYYGSYTPSRDPREVRAEEGIPELEDVRYHQPEVVKKVNGEQKFIEDGGEKHLKAMVDDQLKLINKNVAAPPYQMKPNAAIDEFKKVVDKDKKLEDHGNGAPAIGATMKGGGGGTSRDIYKAAREIEVLFKKASEFGDEIAKMLEMGQLPHQRKHAFLARPPATRRRVKSSSKAGAAEVVFVEDMGMKSGNLSSTLKKLYMWEKKLYNEVKTEEKMRMTHDRKRHQLKRLHERGAEAQKIEATQTSINTLSTNLKIAIQVVDKISETINKIRDEELWPQVSELIQGLTRMWKGMLECHHDQFQVIKESCDIGHTRSCGNPSDMDLRVTLQLDHELISWTTSFSGWISAQKNFVRSLNNWLLKCLLYEPEETADGIVPFSPSRIGAPPIFVICNQWSQGLDRFSEKKVVDSIHVAAKSVLQILERDKQEVRHTTITNKDLEKKVKKFDREDQKLQKKIQALDKKLILVTGDDTSNSSTLQAGLQSIFEALESFASDSMKAYEELLQRSAEEIAKARA from the exons ATGGGTTGCGCCACTTCTAAGCTCGACCATCTTCCTGCGGTTTCCCTATGTCGGGAGCGTTGCGCTTTTCTTAACGAAGCCATTCAGCATCGACACACGTTCGCTCAAGCTCACACCGCCTATATTCTCTCTCTTCAGGGTGTTGGCAAATCTTTGCACAATTTTATTGAACCAGGTTATGTTTATTCTgacccttcttcttctcctaAGCTCAAGGTTCCTCCTCAGAGAAAGAGCGACCTTGACCTTGACCCTTCTAATTCTCCTCTCCATCGTTTATCTCACTCCAATTCCGGTTCACATCTCCATCTACACTCCGATTCCGACGATGATTCCAGTTCCCTTCACCATTCCGATCACTCTTCGCCTTTGCATCCCACCCACGACGATTTTTTTGACTACCCAGATGGGAATCGCGGTGGTGGTGGTTATGTACAGATGAATTATATGAAGAACAATTCGGTGCCGTCGGTGGTGCATCAGCAGATGCCAATTACTTCAGAGAGGGTATATCATATGGGTGAATCTTCTTCTTCTGGTTATTATCCTTCTTACCCTTATTCGAATAATGGGTATTCCAATTATGGCGGTGGGTATGGGGGTGGTTATTATGGTTCTTCACCGCCTTCCGCTTACGGGGGTATTTCTAATATGTTACCTTCGCCTTCGTCGTCGAAGCCGCCACCGCCTCCTCCCTCTCCTCCGAGAGTCTCTACTTGGGATTTTCTTAACTTCTTTGAGACTCCGGCGGTGGTGAATTACTATGGTTCCTACACGCCAAGCAGGGATCCCAGAGAAGTGAGAGCGGAAGAGGGAATTCCTGAATTAGAAGATGTACGATATCACCAACCCGAGGTTGTGAAGAAGGTTAATGGTGAACAGAAGTTCATCGAGGACGGCGGCGAGAAGCACTTAAAGGCGATGGTGGACGACCAATTGAAGCTAATAAACAAGAACGTCGCCGCTCCCCCTTATCAGATGAAGCCCAACGCTGCAATTGATGAATTTAAGAAGGTTGTGGATAAGGATAAGAAGCTGGAGGATCATGGAAATGGAGCTCCTGCTATTGGTGCAACAATGAAAGGAGGAGGGGGAGGTACTTCAAGGGACATTTATAAGGCGGCTAGAGAAATTGAAGTTTTGTTCAAGAAAGCCTCAGAGTTTGGAGATGAAATTGCCAAGATGTTGGAGATGGGGCAACTTCCTCATCAGCGAAAACATG CATTTTTGGCTCGACCGCCTGCTACACGGAGGAGGGTGAAGTCCTCTTCTAAAGCTGGTGCTGCTGAAGTCGTTTTTGTTGAGGATATGGGAATGAAATCTGGAAATCTTTCATCTACCTTGAAGAAGTTATACATGTGGGAAAAGAAACTTTATAATGAGGTGAAG ACAGAGGAAAAGATGCGGATGACCCATGACAGGAAGCGCCACCAACTCAAACGTTTGCATGAGAGAGGTGCTGAGGCCCAGAAAATTGAGGCAACTCAAACGTCCATAAATACCTTGTCGACAAACTTAAAAATTGCAATTCAGGTTGTTGACAAGATTTCAGAGACAATAAATAAGATTAGGGATGAAGAGCTTTGGCCACAAGTGAGTGAACTGATTCAAGG GTTAACCAGGATGTGGAAAGGTATGTTGGAATGTCACCACGATCAGTTTCAAGTGATTAAAGAATCGTGTGATATAGGCCatactagatcttgtggaaatCCTAGTGATATGGATCTTCGAGTGACTTTACAACTTGATCACGAGCTTATTAGCTGGACAACTAGTTTCTCCGGTTGGATAAGTGCCCAGAAAAATTTTGTAAGATCGTTGAATAATTGGCTTCTGAAATGTCTTCTGTATGAGCCTGAAGAAACAGCTGATGGAATTGTTCCTTTCTCACCTAGTAGAATTGGTGCGCCACCCATTTTTGTAATCTGCAATCAGTGGTCACAAGGTCTAGATAGATTCTCCGAGAAGAAGGTAGTTGATTCTATACACGTAGCCGCTAAAAGCgtgcttcaaatattggagcGTGATAAGCAAGAAGTGCGGCATACAACGATAACAAACAAGGATCTcgaaaagaaagtgaaaaaattTGATAGGGAAGACCAAAAGTTGCAGAAAAAAATTCAGGCATTAGACAAGAAACTGATTCTGGTAACTGGAGATGACACTAGCAATAGCAGCACCCTGCAGGCAGGTCTGCAATCCATTTTCGAGGCCCTTGAAAGCTTTGCATCTGACTCCATGAAAGCATACGAAGAGCTTTTGCAACGAAGCGCCGAAGAAATTGCCAAGGCAAGAGCATGA
- the LOC103490544 gene encoding protein ALTERED PHOSPHATE STARVATION RESPONSE 1 isoform X2, with product MGCATSKLDHLPAVSLCRERCAFLNEAIQHRHTFAQAHTAYILSLQGVGKSLHNFIEPGYVYSDPSSSPKLKVPPQRKSDLDLDPSNSPLHRLSHSNSGSHLHLHSDSDDDSSSLHHSDHSSPLHPTHDDFFDYPDGNRGGGGYVQMNYMKNNSVPSVVHQQMPITSERVYHMGESSSSGYYPSYPYSNNGYSNYGGGYGGGYYGSSPPSAYGGISNMLPSPSSSKPPPPPPSPPRVSTWDFLNFFETPAVVNYYGSYTPSRDPREVRAEEGIPELEDVRYHQPEVVKKVNGEQKFIEDGGEKHLKAMVDDQLKLINKNVAAPPYQMKPNAAIDEFKKVVDKDKKLEDHGNGAPAIGATMKGGGGGTSRDIYKAAREIEVLFKKASEFGDEIAKMLEMGQLPHQRKHAFLARPPATRRRVKSSSKAGAAEVVFVEDMGMKSGNLSSTLKKLYMWEKKLYNETEEKMRMTHDRKRHQLKRLHERGAEAQKIEATQTSINTLSTNLKIAIQVVDKISETINKIRDEELWPQVSELIQGLTRMWKGMLECHHDQFQVIKESCDIGHTRSCGNPSDMDLRVTLQLDHELISWTTSFSGWISAQKNFVRSLNNWLLKCLLYEPEETADGIVPFSPSRIGAPPIFVICNQWSQGLDRFSEKKVVDSIHVAAKSVLQILERDKQEVRHTTITNKDLEKKVKKFDREDQKLQKKIQALDKKLILVTGDDTSNSSTLQAGLQSIFEALESFASDSMKAYEELLQRSAEEIAKARA from the exons ATGGGTTGCGCCACTTCTAAGCTCGACCATCTTCCTGCGGTTTCCCTATGTCGGGAGCGTTGCGCTTTTCTTAACGAAGCCATTCAGCATCGACACACGTTCGCTCAAGCTCACACCGCCTATATTCTCTCTCTTCAGGGTGTTGGCAAATCTTTGCACAATTTTATTGAACCAGGTTATGTTTATTCTgacccttcttcttctcctaAGCTCAAGGTTCCTCCTCAGAGAAAGAGCGACCTTGACCTTGACCCTTCTAATTCTCCTCTCCATCGTTTATCTCACTCCAATTCCGGTTCACATCTCCATCTACACTCCGATTCCGACGATGATTCCAGTTCCCTTCACCATTCCGATCACTCTTCGCCTTTGCATCCCACCCACGACGATTTTTTTGACTACCCAGATGGGAATCGCGGTGGTGGTGGTTATGTACAGATGAATTATATGAAGAACAATTCGGTGCCGTCGGTGGTGCATCAGCAGATGCCAATTACTTCAGAGAGGGTATATCATATGGGTGAATCTTCTTCTTCTGGTTATTATCCTTCTTACCCTTATTCGAATAATGGGTATTCCAATTATGGCGGTGGGTATGGGGGTGGTTATTATGGTTCTTCACCGCCTTCCGCTTACGGGGGTATTTCTAATATGTTACCTTCGCCTTCGTCGTCGAAGCCGCCACCGCCTCCTCCCTCTCCTCCGAGAGTCTCTACTTGGGATTTTCTTAACTTCTTTGAGACTCCGGCGGTGGTGAATTACTATGGTTCCTACACGCCAAGCAGGGATCCCAGAGAAGTGAGAGCGGAAGAGGGAATTCCTGAATTAGAAGATGTACGATATCACCAACCCGAGGTTGTGAAGAAGGTTAATGGTGAACAGAAGTTCATCGAGGACGGCGGCGAGAAGCACTTAAAGGCGATGGTGGACGACCAATTGAAGCTAATAAACAAGAACGTCGCCGCTCCCCCTTATCAGATGAAGCCCAACGCTGCAATTGATGAATTTAAGAAGGTTGTGGATAAGGATAAGAAGCTGGAGGATCATGGAAATGGAGCTCCTGCTATTGGTGCAACAATGAAAGGAGGAGGGGGAGGTACTTCAAGGGACATTTATAAGGCGGCTAGAGAAATTGAAGTTTTGTTCAAGAAAGCCTCAGAGTTTGGAGATGAAATTGCCAAGATGTTGGAGATGGGGCAACTTCCTCATCAGCGAAAACATG CATTTTTGGCTCGACCGCCTGCTACACGGAGGAGGGTGAAGTCCTCTTCTAAAGCTGGTGCTGCTGAAGTCGTTTTTGTTGAGGATATGGGAATGAAATCTGGAAATCTTTCATCTACCTTGAAGAAGTTATACATGTGGGAAAAGAAACTTTATAATGAG ACAGAGGAAAAGATGCGGATGACCCATGACAGGAAGCGCCACCAACTCAAACGTTTGCATGAGAGAGGTGCTGAGGCCCAGAAAATTGAGGCAACTCAAACGTCCATAAATACCTTGTCGACAAACTTAAAAATTGCAATTCAGGTTGTTGACAAGATTTCAGAGACAATAAATAAGATTAGGGATGAAGAGCTTTGGCCACAAGTGAGTGAACTGATTCAAGG GTTAACCAGGATGTGGAAAGGTATGTTGGAATGTCACCACGATCAGTTTCAAGTGATTAAAGAATCGTGTGATATAGGCCatactagatcttgtggaaatCCTAGTGATATGGATCTTCGAGTGACTTTACAACTTGATCACGAGCTTATTAGCTGGACAACTAGTTTCTCCGGTTGGATAAGTGCCCAGAAAAATTTTGTAAGATCGTTGAATAATTGGCTTCTGAAATGTCTTCTGTATGAGCCTGAAGAAACAGCTGATGGAATTGTTCCTTTCTCACCTAGTAGAATTGGTGCGCCACCCATTTTTGTAATCTGCAATCAGTGGTCACAAGGTCTAGATAGATTCTCCGAGAAGAAGGTAGTTGATTCTATACACGTAGCCGCTAAAAGCgtgcttcaaatattggagcGTGATAAGCAAGAAGTGCGGCATACAACGATAACAAACAAGGATCTcgaaaagaaagtgaaaaaattTGATAGGGAAGACCAAAAGTTGCAGAAAAAAATTCAGGCATTAGACAAGAAACTGATTCTGGTAACTGGAGATGACACTAGCAATAGCAGCACCCTGCAGGCAGGTCTGCAATCCATTTTCGAGGCCCTTGAAAGCTTTGCATCTGACTCCATGAAAGCATACGAAGAGCTTTTGCAACGAAGCGCCGAAGAAATTGCCAAGGCAAGAGCATGA